One stretch of Streptomyces hygroscopicus DNA includes these proteins:
- a CDS encoding vegetative cell wall protein, with translation MAPPTITLVTVTPNPSVVGQSVTLTATVIPLGVGTPSGTVTFIITGGPTLMGTLVGGTISVTATGLSVGTHVVAALCSGDTNFLTSTGTNAIVVVPASTTTSVMSSPNPSALGQPVTFTATITPVAPGAGTPGGTVTGSGTLSGGVASFTTSALDANATAYTVTAVYNPDTATFLTSTGTDTHTVNRADTKVTITSIPNPSTVGETVSYIAFVEAVPPGTGVPTGNVATAIDVMDQTVFFTSVALDSNGFTLFTDNAFPAGAYTVSSQYEGDANFNASSFDTDPHIINP, from the coding sequence ATGGCTCCCCCCACTATCACCCTGGTGACGGTGACCCCGAACCCGTCGGTGGTCGGACAGTCGGTCACGCTCACCGCCACCGTGATACCGCTCGGCGTCGGCACCCCCAGCGGCACGGTCACCTTCATCATCACCGGCGGCCCCACCCTGATGGGAACGCTGGTGGGCGGGACGATCTCGGTCACCGCGACGGGTCTGAGCGTCGGCACACACGTGGTCGCCGCCCTTTGCAGCGGTGACACCAACTTCCTCACCTCCACCGGTACCAATGCCATCGTCGTCGTCCCGGCCTCGACCACGACCTCGGTGATGTCCTCGCCCAATCCGTCGGCGCTCGGGCAGCCGGTGACGTTCACCGCGACGATCACCCCGGTCGCGCCCGGCGCGGGCACACCCGGCGGTACGGTCACCGGTTCCGGGACGTTGTCGGGCGGTGTGGCGAGCTTCACCACCAGCGCCCTCGACGCCAATGCCACCGCGTACACCGTGACCGCCGTCTACAACCCCGACACCGCCACCTTCCTCACCTCGACAGGAACCGACACGCACACGGTGAACAGGGCGGACACGAAGGTCACCATCACCTCCATCCCCAACCCCTCCACGGTGGGGGAGACGGTCAGCTACATCGCCTTCGTGGAAGCCGTGCCCCCCGGAACGGGCGTCCCCACCGGCAACGTCGCCACCGCCATCGACGTCATGGACCAAACCGTCTTCTTTACAAGCGTGGCCCTGGACAGCAACGGCTTCACCCTCTTCACCGACAACGCCTTTCCGGCCGGTGCCTACACCGTCTCCAGCCAGTACGAAGGAGATGCCAACTTCAACGCGTCGTCGTTCGACACCGACCCCCACATCATCAATCCGTGA
- a CDS encoding delta-6 fatty acid desaturase, with translation MSQTTVPSVSTAPVGATAQQGSEFTPLLRKVRGQGLLGRRKGWYARMITVNLLALAAVVTGFVLAGDTWWTLLLAAPLAILSARTAYVGHDAGHAQIAVGRRANRAIGLLHGNLLLGMSYAWWNDKHNRHHANPNHIEKDPDVGAGALVWTAEQAAVRRGFARWVTRHQAWLFFPMLLLEGIALKVSSVQDLRRQPVRERAVEGALLALHAAGYGALLLTCLPVGKAVAFALVHHALFGLHLGMAFAPNHKGMEMPGPAGERWGHLRRQVLTSRNVRGGPVTDWLLGGLNYQIEHHLFPNMPRPHLRLVQPLVREHCRDLKLPYAETGLLDSYRQGLRHMHTVGGAARPE, from the coding sequence ATGTCTCAGACCACCGTGCCGTCTGTGTCCACGGCACCCGTCGGCGCCACCGCGCAGCAGGGGAGTGAGTTCACTCCCCTGCTGCGGAAGGTCAGGGGACAGGGGCTGCTGGGGCGTCGCAAGGGCTGGTACGCGCGGATGATCACCGTGAACCTCCTCGCCCTGGCCGCCGTGGTGACAGGGTTCGTCCTCGCCGGGGACACCTGGTGGACGCTGCTGCTCGCCGCGCCGCTGGCCATCCTGTCCGCCCGCACCGCTTACGTCGGCCACGACGCCGGGCACGCCCAGATCGCTGTCGGCCGCCGGGCGAACCGCGCCATCGGACTCCTCCACGGCAATCTGCTCCTGGGTATGAGCTACGCGTGGTGGAACGACAAGCACAACCGGCACCACGCCAACCCCAACCACATCGAGAAGGACCCCGACGTCGGCGCCGGCGCACTGGTGTGGACCGCGGAGCAGGCCGCTGTGCGTCGCGGATTCGCCCGCTGGGTCACCCGCCACCAGGCCTGGCTGTTCTTCCCGATGCTGCTGCTGGAAGGCATCGCCCTGAAGGTGAGCAGTGTCCAGGACCTGCGGCGGCAGCCGGTGCGCGAGCGGGCCGTGGAGGGCGCGCTGCTGGCGCTGCACGCGGCCGGTTACGGCGCCCTGCTGCTGACCTGCCTGCCGGTGGGCAAGGCCGTCGCGTTCGCCCTGGTGCATCATGCGCTCTTCGGGCTCCACCTGGGAATGGCCTTCGCGCCCAACCACAAGGGCATGGAGATGCCCGGCCCGGCGGGCGAGCGCTGGGGCCATCTGCGCCGCCAGGTCCTGACCTCGCGGAACGTCCGGGGCGGGCCGGTCACGGACTGGCTCCTGGGCGGGCTGAACTACCAGATCGAGCATCACCTCTTCCCGAACATGCCCAGGCCCCACCTCAGGCTCGTACAGCCGCTGGTCCGGGAACACTGCCGCGACCTCAAGCTCCCGTACGCCGAGACCGGGCTGCTCGACTCGTACCGGCAGGGGCTGCGGCACATGCACACGGTCGGCGGTGCCGCCCGGCCCGAATGA
- a CDS encoding transposase, IS4 family, with protein sequence MTCRVTFTTRPAAHAILYGPQPPRTGKRGHPAWKGERLGTAAEMAVGATWLRARVTRYGVTEDVDLAVIACPPAPGAADSSPASSTARS encoded by the coding sequence GTGACCTGCCGGGTCACCTTCACCACCCGCCCGGCCGCCCACGCGATCCTGTACGGACCCCAGCCGCCACGCACCGGCAAACGCGGACACCCCGCCTGGAAGGGTGAACGCCTGGGCACCGCTGCCGAGATGGCCGTCGGCGCGACCTGGCTCCGTGCTCGCGTGACGCGCTACGGCGTGACCGAGGACGTGGACCTCGCAGTGATCGCCTGCCCGCCCGCCCCGGGGGCGGCCGACAGCTCCCCGGCCAGTTCGACGGCGCGCTCGTAG
- a CDS encoding alpha/beta hydrolase — MSKEQRAQVNAMLRHPRPEGPRSVEAIRTGFKAMMAQMIVPDGLRTTETTLGDRPALHIEPGNSPRTGTILYFHGGGYVFGSPETALSLTGNLVSKTGFRAFSLDYRLAPEYPFPAAIEDALSAYRALLGSGEDPSTIAFAGDSAGGGLTVTTCLAARDAGLPMPAAIVAFSPGLDATRTGESMDTKARIDPFFTRESLGHTGAMYLAGADPHHNMLSPAIHADLTGFPPMLLQAGTNEMLLDDSTRMAARARAAGVDVILDITADVPHVFQSFAGVLDEADQALDRAALFLTQQIHIPDTAVASAG; from the coding sequence GTGAGCAAGGAACAGCGCGCGCAGGTCAACGCGATGCTTCGGCATCCCCGCCCCGAGGGCCCCCGGTCGGTCGAGGCGATCCGAACCGGATTCAAGGCGATGATGGCCCAGATGATCGTCCCGGACGGGCTCCGCACCACGGAGACGACGCTCGGCGACCGACCCGCGCTGCACATCGAGCCGGGCAACAGCCCGCGCACCGGGACGATCCTGTACTTCCACGGCGGCGGCTACGTGTTCGGCTCCCCCGAGACCGCGCTGTCGCTGACGGGGAACCTCGTGTCCAAGACCGGGTTCAGGGCTTTCTCGCTGGACTACCGGCTCGCCCCCGAGTATCCGTTCCCGGCCGCGATCGAAGACGCACTGAGCGCCTACCGTGCCCTCCTCGGCAGCGGCGAGGACCCTTCGACCATCGCGTTCGCCGGGGACTCCGCCGGCGGCGGCCTCACCGTCACCACCTGCCTCGCCGCCCGCGACGCCGGTCTCCCGATGCCCGCCGCGATCGTGGCGTTCTCCCCCGGCCTGGACGCCACCCGGACGGGCGAGAGCATGGACACCAAGGCCCGCATCGACCCTTTCTTCACTCGCGAAAGCCTGGGACACACCGGAGCCATGTACCTCGCGGGAGCGGACCCGCACCACAACATGCTCAGCCCGGCCATCCACGCCGACCTGACCGGTTTCCCGCCGATGCTCCTCCAGGCGGGCACCAACGAAATGCTCCTGGACGACTCCACCCGCATGGCCGCCCGCGCCCGCGCAGCCGGAGTGGACGTGATCCTCGACATCACCGCCGACGTACCCCACGTGTTCCAGTCTTTCGCCGGCGTTCTCGACGAGGCCGACCAGGCACTGGACCGCGCAGCCCTGTTCCTCACGCAGCAGATTCACATTCCCGACACAGCGGTCGCATCAGCCGGGTAA
- a CDS encoding MarR family transcriptional regulator, giving the protein MASKAGGETVDLPGFFADLVRCETRLYNALNDRLRERHGIVTSQFEFLRYLRDHPESRVADLAAEFAVGIGATSKGVDRLQRHGWVARQPNPSDRRSSLLALTDDGLQLVDAAEGTFTERLAELIADALKASPVTAAAQALSELRSVLERDQIGMPTG; this is encoded by the coding sequence GTGGCATCTAAAGCAGGCGGTGAGACCGTCGACCTCCCGGGCTTCTTCGCCGACCTCGTCCGATGCGAGACGCGTCTGTACAACGCCCTCAACGACCGTCTTCGTGAGCGGCACGGGATCGTCACGTCGCAGTTCGAGTTCCTGCGCTACCTCCGCGACCACCCCGAATCCCGGGTGGCGGACCTGGCCGCCGAGTTCGCCGTCGGCATCGGGGCCACCAGCAAGGGCGTCGACCGCCTGCAGAGACATGGATGGGTTGCCCGCCAGCCGAATCCGTCGGATCGCCGGTCGTCCCTGCTGGCCCTGACTGACGACGGCCTGCAGTTGGTCGACGCGGCAGAAGGGACCTTTACCGAGCGATTGGCCGAGCTGATCGCAGATGCGCTCAAGGCGTCCCCCGTAACGGCCGCCGCGCAGGCCCTCTCGGAGCTGCGTTCCGTCCTGGAACGCGACCAGATCGGCATGCCCACGGGCTGA
- a CDS encoding transposase gives MCNTALEERTRAWYGEQRRISYVQSSAALTEWKKFARRAKYPRYKSRKKSRASAEYTRSAFKWGDGRLTPAKVAEPLDVRWARPLPEGAEPTTVAVSRDSTGRWFVAMLVEDTVAPAPATSAAVGPDAGITSLVTLSTGERIANPRHERRDRARLAKARRELSRKGKGSANREKARRKVARVHARIADRRRDFLHKLSARLVRENQTVVIEDLPVRNLLKNGKLARAISDAAWTDLRMMLEYKCAWYGRELVMADRWFPSSKLCGACGTVREKLPLDVREWTCDCGTVHDRDVNGARNILAAGLAASACGDGVRPQRESSRTGRSSVKQETQRATAGIPRLQAGEEVNGRAIRRGRRRPGRSRPTARRTPRAPSAGSSRR, from the coding sequence GTGTGCAACACGGCGCTGGAGGAGCGCACGCGGGCTTGGTACGGCGAGCAGCGCCGTATCTCCTATGTGCAGTCCTCCGCCGCGCTGACGGAGTGGAAGAAGTTCGCCAGGCGTGCGAAGTACCCGCGGTACAAGTCGCGGAAGAAGTCCCGCGCGTCGGCCGAGTACACCCGCAGCGCCTTCAAGTGGGGCGACGGGCGCCTGACGCCGGCGAAGGTGGCCGAGCCGCTTGACGTCCGCTGGGCCCGTCCCCTCCCGGAGGGTGCGGAGCCGACGACGGTGGCTGTGTCCCGCGACAGCACGGGCCGCTGGTTCGTCGCGATGCTTGTCGAGGACACCGTCGCCCCTGCCCCCGCCACGAGCGCGGCGGTGGGCCCGGACGCCGGGATCACCTCCCTGGTGACCCTTTCCACCGGGGAGAGGATCGCCAACCCCCGGCACGAACGGCGCGACCGGGCCCGCCTGGCGAAGGCGCGGCGGGAGCTGTCCCGCAAGGGCAAGGGGTCCGCGAACCGGGAGAAGGCGCGCCGGAAGGTCGCCCGCGTGCACGCGCGGATCGCCGACCGGCGCCGCGACTTCCTGCACAAGCTGTCGGCTCGTCTCGTCCGTGAGAATCAAACGGTCGTGATCGAGGACCTGCCCGTCCGCAATTTGCTGAAGAACGGCAAGCTCGCGCGTGCCATTTCGGATGCGGCCTGGACGGACCTGCGCATGATGCTGGAGTACAAGTGCGCCTGGTACGGGCGCGAACTGGTGATGGCCGACCGCTGGTTCCCCAGCTCGAAGCTGTGCGGGGCCTGCGGCACGGTCCGCGAGAAGCTGCCGCTGGACGTCCGCGAGTGGACGTGTGACTGCGGCACCGTGCATGACCGCGACGTGAACGGGGCACGCAACATCCTGGCCGCCGGGCTGGCGGCGTCCGCCTGTGGAGACGGTGTAAGACCTCAACGGGAGTCCTCCCGGACGGGGCGGTCGTCGGTGAAGCAGGAAACCCAGCGGGCGACCGCTGGAATCCCCCGCCTTCAGGCGGGGGAGGAAGTCAACGGGAGAGCCATTCGACGAGGCCGCCGAAGACCTGGGCGTAGCCGTCCCACTGCTCGCAGAACGCCGCGGGCGCCCAGTGCGGGGAGCAGTCGGAGGTGA
- a CDS encoding phosphotriesterase-family protein gives MSDPAPRTVTTVTGPVPSTGLGLTLTHEHLRNDVRKAVTTPADPRLGHLRDARTTPELAWLLREQPYACLDHCVLDDTEGMLADLRAFAAAGGGTIVDVTPGGLGRDPAALHALSEDSGVRVVMGSGWYLEPYHPRPLSPADERGLAVALLAEFTEGADGTGIRPGVIGEIGVSPRFTEGEHTALRAAARTQRETGVPLYIHLPGWQRRAHEVLDLVLGEYGVTPAAVVLCHMDPSHADPDYQRSVADRGVWLEFDMIGMPFHYPGEGQSPAPHETAQAIAGLIARGHGDRLLLSHDVFLKSMLTAYGGNGFRYVPELFLSRLVEHGVPRRTATGLLHTNPARLFEHAAAS, from the coding sequence ATGAGCGACCCCGCCCCCCGCACCGTGACCACGGTGACCGGGCCGGTGCCCAGCACCGGGCTCGGCCTCACCCTCACCCATGAGCATCTGCGCAACGACGTCCGCAAGGCCGTCACCACCCCGGCCGACCCCCGGCTCGGTCATCTGCGCGACGCCCGCACCACACCCGAACTGGCCTGGCTGCTGCGCGAGCAGCCCTACGCCTGCCTCGACCACTGTGTGCTCGATGACACCGAAGGAATGCTGGCCGATCTGCGCGCGTTCGCCGCCGCCGGGGGCGGCACGATCGTCGACGTCACCCCGGGCGGACTGGGCCGCGACCCGGCGGCGCTGCACGCGCTCTCCGAGGACAGCGGCGTACGTGTGGTCATGGGCAGCGGCTGGTACCTGGAGCCCTACCATCCCCGGCCGCTGTCGCCGGCGGACGAGCGCGGCCTCGCCGTCGCATTGCTGGCCGAGTTCACCGAGGGCGCCGACGGCACCGGGATCCGGCCGGGCGTCATCGGCGAGATCGGGGTCTCCCCGCGGTTCACCGAGGGCGAGCACACCGCGCTGCGTGCCGCCGCGCGCACCCAGCGCGAGACCGGTGTGCCGCTCTACATCCATCTGCCCGGCTGGCAGCGCCGCGCCCACGAGGTCCTCGACCTGGTGCTGGGAGAGTACGGGGTGACGCCGGCCGCCGTGGTGCTGTGCCATATGGACCCCTCGCACGCCGACCCGGACTATCAGCGGTCGGTGGCCGACCGCGGCGTCTGGCTCGAATTCGACATGATCGGCATGCCGTTCCACTACCCCGGCGAGGGGCAGTCCCCGGCACCCCACGAAACCGCGCAGGCGATCGCCGGGCTCATCGCCCGCGGACACGGCGACCGGCTGCTGCTCAGCCACGATGTGTTCCTCAAGAGCATGCTCACCGCCTACGGCGGCAACGGCTTCCGCTATGTGCCGGAGCTGTTCCTCTCCCGGCTCGTCGAGCACGGCGTGCCCCGGCGGACCGCCACGGGCCTGCTGCACACCAATCCGGCCCGGCTGTTCGAGCACGCCGCCGCGTCCTGA
- a CDS encoding ABC transporter related protein: MGESALVSLRGITKSFGAVRSLRGVDLTLAPGEVLGLVGDNGAGKSTLMKVLAGAVQHDGGQISIDGRDVRFTSPADARRERVGIVYQDLALCDTLDVASNLFLGREPRRGPFIDRATMHARAAETLSELHVRVKSTYQEIGELSGGQRQAVAIARAVSFRPRVLILDEPTAALAVAEVRQVLKMIRDVAAQGVGVILITHRLQDLFEVCDRITVMYEGRSVEDAPISDLDIERLVAMITRSGATHGGPDTEEVA; encoded by the coding sequence ATGGGCGAGAGCGCGCTGGTCTCCCTGCGAGGAATCACCAAATCGTTCGGCGCCGTCCGCTCGCTGCGCGGCGTCGACCTGACCCTGGCCCCGGGCGAGGTACTCGGCCTGGTCGGCGACAACGGCGCCGGGAAGTCGACCCTGATGAAGGTCCTGGCCGGTGCGGTCCAGCACGACGGCGGGCAGATCTCCATCGACGGCCGCGACGTCCGCTTCACCAGCCCCGCCGACGCCCGCCGCGAGCGGGTCGGCATCGTCTACCAGGACCTCGCCCTGTGCGACACCCTCGATGTGGCCAGCAATCTGTTCCTCGGCCGTGAACCGCGCAGAGGCCCCTTCATCGACCGCGCCACGATGCACGCCCGGGCCGCGGAAACCCTCTCCGAACTGCACGTCCGGGTGAAATCCACCTACCAGGAGATCGGCGAGCTCTCCGGAGGGCAGCGGCAGGCCGTGGCGATCGCCCGTGCGGTGTCGTTCCGCCCGCGCGTGCTGATCCTGGACGAACCCACCGCCGCGCTCGCCGTCGCCGAGGTCCGGCAGGTGCTGAAGATGATCCGCGACGTCGCCGCCCAGGGCGTCGGCGTCATCCTGATCACCCACCGGCTGCAGGACCTGTTCGAGGTCTGCGACCGGATCACCGTGATGTACGAGGGACGCAGCGTCGAGGACGCTCCGATCTCCGATCTCGACATCGAACGGCTCGTCGCCATGATCACCCGATCCGGCGCCACGCACGGCGGGCCCGACACCGAAGAGGTGGCCTGA
- a CDS encoding ribokinase, with the protein MIVFCGYANIDLTVGVPALPAPGDRVQATAIRHGHGGMAANASAAAARTGADAWFAGVVGPEPRSTAFLAALAADGVRTDWTARTGTLTTAVVLLTPDGERAVISQDDELDARHITRTVRAARKAGADWLYLDGYRFPEAAAALAEAAADAPPGTPGPGLVVDLDGCDRAEAMRTALSAADHAVVGRPLAIALLGGEPALARAAADHDVHLVVTDGSRGWTLLTPAGDRHDGPAIEVDTVDATGAGDCFTGAYCAELDRGRSPLEAARFAAVAAGLSCTRPGARDGLPDRRAIESWLAAHPPSETPEPTRTP; encoded by the coding sequence GTGATCGTCTTCTGCGGGTACGCCAACATCGACCTGACCGTCGGTGTGCCCGCGCTGCCCGCTCCCGGTGACCGTGTGCAGGCGACCGCCATCCGCCACGGCCACGGCGGGATGGCCGCCAATGCCTCGGCGGCCGCGGCCCGGACGGGGGCCGACGCGTGGTTCGCCGGTGTGGTCGGACCGGAGCCGCGGAGCACGGCGTTCCTCGCCGCACTCGCCGCCGACGGGGTCCGCACCGACTGGACCGCCCGCACCGGCACCCTCACCACCGCCGTCGTGCTGCTCACCCCGGACGGCGAACGCGCCGTCATCAGCCAGGACGACGAGTTGGACGCCCGGCACATCACCCGTACGGTACGGGCCGCGCGCAAGGCCGGGGCGGACTGGCTCTACCTCGACGGCTACCGCTTCCCCGAGGCCGCCGCCGCGCTGGCCGAGGCCGCCGCCGACGCCCCGCCCGGGACGCCCGGACCGGGCCTGGTGGTGGACCTCGACGGCTGCGACCGGGCGGAGGCGATGCGCACCGCGCTGTCCGCGGCCGATCACGCCGTCGTCGGCCGGCCGCTGGCCATCGCGCTGCTGGGCGGAGAACCGGCCCTGGCCCGGGCCGCCGCCGACCATGACGTCCATCTGGTCGTGACCGACGGCTCGCGCGGCTGGACCCTGCTGACCCCGGCCGGTGACCGCCACGACGGTCCGGCGATCGAGGTGGACACGGTCGACGCCACCGGGGCCGGAGACTGCTTCACCGGCGCATACTGTGCCGAACTGGACCGGGGCCGGTCCCCGCTGGAGGCGGCGCGCTTCGCCGCCGTCGCCGCCGGCCTGTCCTGTACCCGCCCCGGCGCCCGTGACGGGCTGCCCGACCGGCGGGCCATCGAATCCTGGCTCGCGGCCCACCCCCCTTCCGAAACCCCGGAGCCGACCCGCACCCCGTAG
- a CDS encoding BtpA family membrane complex biogenesis protein: MTTSANTSNLGVFPPRPNAIKELFGTPKVVIGVVHLPPLPGSPHYEGTPLDEICAFAVEEARAYLEGGCHGLIVENHWDIPFLKPGEHGYETSAAMAVVTDRVRHAVLEGAGGRLGVSVLSNAAECAIASAWSGGGGFVRVNQWANAYVANEGIIEGQSAHASRYRSRIGAGPVKVFADVHVKHGSHAIVADRTLAEQTEDAEFFGADVLIATGSRTGDAASLEEVEGISAHTTLPVVIGSGITAGNIGGLLPACDGVIVASSVKDNGRWWGRVDQAKVRELTTAAAKAGVVLP, from the coding sequence ATGACGACATCCGCGAACACGAGCAACCTCGGGGTGTTCCCACCCCGGCCGAACGCGATCAAGGAGCTGTTCGGCACCCCGAAGGTCGTCATCGGCGTGGTGCACCTGCCGCCGCTGCCCGGCAGCCCGCATTACGAGGGCACCCCGCTGGACGAGATCTGCGCCTTCGCGGTCGAGGAGGCGCGGGCCTATCTGGAGGGCGGATGCCACGGGCTGATCGTGGAGAACCACTGGGACATCCCGTTCCTCAAGCCTGGCGAACACGGTTATGAGACATCGGCGGCGATGGCCGTGGTGACCGACCGGGTGCGGCACGCCGTGCTGGAGGGAGCCGGCGGCAGGCTGGGGGTCAGCGTGCTGTCCAACGCCGCCGAGTGCGCCATCGCCTCCGCCTGGTCCGGCGGCGGCGGATTCGTCCGGGTCAACCAGTGGGCCAATGCCTATGTCGCCAACGAGGGCATCATCGAGGGCCAGTCGGCACACGCCAGTCGCTATCGCAGCCGGATCGGTGCCGGTCCGGTCAAGGTCTTCGCCGATGTGCACGTCAAGCACGGTTCGCATGCCATCGTCGCCGACCGCACACTGGCCGAACAGACCGAGGACGCCGAGTTCTTCGGCGCCGATGTGCTGATCGCCACCGGCTCCCGGACCGGGGACGCCGCCTCGCTGGAGGAGGTCGAGGGCATCTCCGCCCACACCACCCTGCCGGTGGTGATCGGCTCCGGTATCACCGCGGGCAACATCGGCGGCCTGCTGCCCGCCTGCGACGGGGTGATCGTCGCGTCCTCGGTGAAGGACAACGGCCGCTGGTGGGGCCGGGTCGACCAGGCCAAGGTCCGCGAGCTGACCACCGCGGCGGCCAAGGCCGGAGTGGTGCTCCCGTGA
- a CDS encoding transcriptional regulator, LacI family: MQRVTIAQVAERAGVSTATVSRVLSRRGQVSAAVERKVRRAADDLGYQVNVIARALRNSRTDTVGMVVPSITNPFFTSLVESVEHALGKEGKELFLCDARSDPRIEARRLASLAARNVDGIIVSPSHGVDSRPAVQQTADRLPLVQLDRFVDGTTTDWVGVDDVAAMRQVVDHLHDGGARSAAFIGSLMTHSSTEQRFAGFRRRAEELNIQVKPDQVLLGDYSVEWGEAAVARLIAEGGLPDALVCADDLIALGATRACRAHGFAVPQQVQVTGYDDIEFSRLAEPALTTVHQPRDRIAAEAVRLLAAASLAKDAERGPHAHISLVPALVVRDSTRATQAPPDRI, encoded by the coding sequence TTGCAACGGGTTACGATCGCTCAGGTCGCCGAGCGGGCCGGTGTCTCCACCGCCACCGTGTCACGGGTGCTCTCCCGCCGGGGCCAGGTCTCGGCCGCGGTCGAACGCAAGGTGCGCCGCGCCGCCGACGACCTGGGCTACCAGGTCAATGTCATCGCCAGGGCACTGCGCAACAGTCGTACCGACACCGTGGGGATGGTCGTGCCCAGCATCACCAACCCGTTCTTCACCTCCCTGGTGGAGAGCGTGGAACACGCCCTGGGGAAGGAGGGCAAGGAGCTGTTCCTGTGCGACGCGCGCTCCGACCCGCGGATCGAGGCGCGCCGGCTGGCCTCGCTCGCCGCGCGCAACGTCGACGGCATCATCGTCAGCCCGAGCCACGGCGTCGACAGCCGGCCCGCCGTGCAGCAGACCGCGGACCGGCTGCCGCTCGTCCAGCTCGACCGATTCGTCGACGGCACCACCACCGATTGGGTGGGCGTCGACGACGTCGCCGCGATGCGGCAGGTCGTGGACCACCTCCACGACGGCGGGGCGCGGTCGGCGGCCTTCATCGGCTCGCTGATGACCCACTCCTCCACGGAGCAGCGGTTCGCCGGGTTCCGGAGGCGCGCCGAGGAGCTGAACATCCAGGTGAAGCCGGACCAGGTGCTGCTCGGGGACTACAGCGTGGAGTGGGGTGAGGCCGCCGTGGCCCGGCTGATCGCGGAGGGCGGCCTTCCGGACGCGCTCGTATGCGCCGATGACCTGATCGCGCTCGGGGCCACCCGCGCCTGCCGGGCCCACGGTTTCGCGGTGCCCCAGCAGGTGCAGGTGACCGGCTACGACGACATCGAGTTCTCCCGGCTGGCCGAGCCGGCCCTGACCACGGTCCATCAGCCCCGCGACCGGATCGCCGCGGAGGCGGTACGGCTGCTGGCCGCGGCGAGCCTGGCCAAGGACGCCGAGCGCGGTCCGCACGCACATATCTCACTCGTGCCGGCCCTGGTGGTGCGCGACAGCACCCGGGCCACGCAAGCGCCCCCGGACCGCATATGA